Proteins encoded in a region of the Streptomyces sp. PCS3-D2 genome:
- a CDS encoding GNAT family N-acetyltransferase, protein MFSIDLAEGAQLFPLEARHAEEFYAHIERGREFIGQYVGFPDRSPDVDSARDFLAKYAVKAGEDGARFFGIRLDGTLVGGVLFPNFDAAGGNCEIGCWLEPAAAGRGLVTKACRVLIDYAFAERGMHRVEWHAATGNKKSLAVAERLGMTREGVLRENYLHRGVRQDTEVWSILAREWADARTS, encoded by the coding sequence ATGTTCTCGATAGACCTCGCCGAAGGCGCCCAGCTGTTCCCGCTGGAGGCCCGGCACGCGGAGGAGTTCTACGCGCACATCGAGCGCGGACGCGAGTTCATCGGGCAGTACGTCGGCTTCCCGGACCGGTCCCCGGATGTCGACTCCGCCAGGGACTTCCTGGCCAAGTACGCCGTGAAGGCCGGTGAGGACGGCGCCCGGTTCTTCGGCATCCGCCTCGACGGCACCCTCGTCGGCGGCGTGCTCTTCCCCAACTTCGACGCCGCCGGCGGGAACTGCGAGATCGGCTGCTGGCTGGAGCCCGCCGCGGCCGGCCGCGGCCTGGTGACCAAGGCCTGCCGGGTCCTGATCGACTACGCCTTCGCCGAGCGTGGCATGCACCGCGTCGAGTGGCACGCCGCCACCGGCAACAAGAAGAGCCTCGCCGTCGCCGAACGCCTCGGCATGACCCGCGAGGGCGTCCTGCGGGAGAACTACCTCCACCGGGGGGTCCGCCAGGACACCGAGGTGTGGTCGATCCTCGCCCGCGAGTGGGCGGACGCCCGCACCTCCTGA
- a CDS encoding MMPL family transporter, with protein sequence MAVFARWCMRHRLLAVLIWLLALGGTAAAAVTAGAAFSNNYEVPGTESGKANDLLREGFHGQGGDTDTIVWRAPEHQSARTPDIEQRMTRALDAVAALPGVGSVAGPYGPGPESAARISPDGRTAYAVVTFDQPADSVPGEQARAVVDTAKNPTTEADGLQVELGGRAIQLTEAPTAHLAEVIGVAVAALVLYLAFGSLATSLLPIATALVSVGTAYFGITLLGHAMPVADFAPMLGTLIGLGVGIDYALFIVTRHRKGLARGLPVEEAAVGAVATTGRAVVFAGATVCIALLGMLVLRLNFLNGVAIAACVTVVLTVAASVTLLPALLSFIGMRALSGRERRRLAAEGPQPDRTSGFAARWSAFVERRPKLLGAVATTVMVVLALPTLSLHLGTSDQGNNPAGSTTRQAYDLLAEGFGPGANGPLTVVARLDGAGDRLAVDQLAQALRTTPGVASTGPAVFNRSGDTAVLTVVPDSAPQSRATSDLVDTLRQDVVPRAGQGNSMEVHVGGVTAAYDDFAEVIIGKLPLFVSVVIALGCVLLLLAFRSIGIPLKAAAMNVTAVASSFGVVVAIFQWGWGSERLGLGSAGPIEPFLPVIMVSVLFGLSMDYQVFLVSRMYEEWLETGDNRRAVRVGLAETSRVINSAAVIMISVFLAFVLSGDRIIAMFGIALAAAVALDAFVLRTLLVPALMHMLGGANWWLPAWLDRRLPRISIEPPEHRPHAKLPAQRSGVVPATSEDDAEPAPASR encoded by the coding sequence TTGGCAGTCTTCGCGCGGTGGTGCATGCGCCACCGCCTCCTCGCCGTCCTGATCTGGCTGCTCGCCCTCGGCGGGACGGCGGCGGCCGCAGTGACCGCCGGAGCGGCGTTCTCCAACAACTACGAGGTTCCCGGCACCGAGTCCGGGAAGGCGAACGACCTCCTGCGGGAAGGCTTCCACGGACAGGGCGGCGATACCGACACCATCGTGTGGCGGGCCCCGGAGCATCAGAGCGCACGCACCCCGGACATCGAGCAGCGCATGACCCGGGCACTGGACGCCGTCGCCGCACTGCCAGGTGTCGGGTCGGTCGCCGGACCCTACGGACCCGGCCCCGAGAGTGCCGCGCGCATCAGCCCCGACGGTCGCACGGCCTACGCCGTGGTGACCTTCGACCAGCCGGCCGACTCCGTACCCGGCGAACAGGCCCGGGCGGTCGTCGACACCGCGAAGAACCCCACCACCGAGGCAGACGGACTCCAGGTCGAGCTGGGCGGCCGCGCCATCCAGCTCACCGAGGCGCCGACCGCGCACCTCGCCGAGGTCATAGGCGTGGCCGTCGCGGCCCTCGTCCTCTACCTCGCCTTCGGCTCGCTCGCCACGAGCCTGCTGCCCATCGCGACCGCCCTCGTCAGCGTCGGCACCGCCTACTTCGGCATCACCCTGCTCGGGCACGCGATGCCGGTCGCCGACTTCGCCCCGATGCTCGGCACCCTCATCGGTCTCGGCGTCGGCATCGACTACGCGCTGTTCATCGTCACCCGGCACCGCAAGGGCCTCGCGCGGGGCCTTCCGGTGGAAGAGGCTGCGGTCGGCGCCGTCGCCACCACCGGCCGGGCCGTCGTCTTCGCCGGTGCCACCGTCTGCATCGCACTGCTCGGCATGCTGGTACTGCGGCTGAACTTCCTCAACGGCGTCGCGATAGCCGCGTGCGTGACTGTCGTCCTGACCGTCGCCGCCTCGGTCACCCTGCTGCCGGCACTCCTGTCCTTCATCGGGATGCGCGCCCTCTCCGGCCGTGAACGCCGCAGGCTCGCCGCCGAGGGCCCGCAGCCCGACCGGACCTCCGGCTTCGCCGCCCGCTGGTCCGCCTTTGTCGAGCGCCGCCCCAAGCTGCTCGGTGCCGTCGCCACCACCGTCATGGTGGTACTGGCCCTGCCCACCCTCTCCCTGCACCTGGGCACCTCCGACCAGGGCAACAACCCCGCCGGCTCCACCACCCGGCAGGCCTACGACCTGCTCGCGGAGGGCTTCGGGCCCGGTGCCAACGGCCCGCTCACAGTCGTCGCCCGCCTGGACGGCGCCGGAGACCGGCTCGCCGTGGACCAGCTGGCGCAGGCGCTCCGCACGACGCCGGGCGTCGCCTCCACCGGTCCCGCCGTCTTCAACCGCAGCGGCGACACGGCCGTCCTGACCGTCGTACCGGATTCCGCCCCGCAGTCCAGGGCCACGAGCGACCTCGTCGACACCCTCCGCCAGGACGTCGTCCCACGCGCCGGCCAGGGCAACTCCATGGAAGTCCACGTCGGCGGCGTGACGGCCGCCTACGACGACTTCGCCGAGGTCATCATCGGCAAGCTGCCGCTCTTCGTCTCCGTGGTGATCGCCCTCGGCTGTGTGCTGCTGCTGTTGGCCTTCCGGTCCATCGGCATCCCGCTGAAGGCGGCGGCCATGAACGTCACCGCCGTCGCCTCCTCCTTCGGCGTCGTCGTCGCGATCTTCCAGTGGGGCTGGGGCAGCGAACGGCTGGGCCTGGGCAGCGCCGGCCCCATCGAACCCTTCCTGCCCGTGATCATGGTGTCCGTGCTCTTCGGCCTCTCCATGGACTACCAGGTGTTTCTCGTCAGCAGGATGTACGAGGAGTGGCTGGAGACCGGCGACAACAGGCGAGCCGTACGCGTCGGCCTCGCCGAGACCAGCCGGGTCATCAACTCGGCCGCCGTCATCATGATCTCCGTCTTCCTCGCCTTCGTGCTCAGCGGCGACCGGATCATCGCGATGTTCGGCATCGCGCTCGCCGCGGCCGTCGCCCTCGACGCCTTCGTGCTGCGCACCCTGCTGGTTCCCGCCCTGATGCACATGCTCGGCGGCGCCAACTGGTGGCTGCCCGCCTGGCTCGACCGGCGACTGCCCCGGATCAGCATCGAGCCCCCAGAACACCGACCGCATGCGAAACTTCCGGCACAGCGGTCCGGCGTCGTCCCCGCCACGAGCGAGGACGACGCCGAGCCCGCGCCAGCCTCCCGGTGA
- a CDS encoding signal peptidase I → MNDSLTSVNDDLTIYTGKAAPDAAADRGWLLGHFKDPADPRHSEDVEIKWGVHPRGERRERWATAEKRTALLVLISGRFRLEFPGRTVVLDEQGDYVLWGRGVDHSWYAEEDAVVLTVRWPSIPGYRVDEPGDRADAPSPEAHGRAPAGI, encoded by the coding sequence GTGAACGACAGCCTCACCAGCGTGAACGACGACCTCACCATCTACACCGGCAAGGCCGCCCCCGACGCCGCCGCCGACCGCGGCTGGCTCCTCGGCCACTTCAAGGACCCGGCCGATCCCCGTCACAGCGAGGACGTGGAGATCAAATGGGGGGTGCACCCCCGGGGCGAACGGCGGGAGCGCTGGGCGACCGCCGAGAAGCGCACCGCTCTGCTGGTCCTGATCAGCGGACGCTTCCGGCTGGAGTTCCCGGGCCGGACCGTCGTCCTGGATGAACAAGGGGACTACGTGCTTTGGGGCCGCGGCGTCGACCACTCCTGGTACGCGGAGGAGGACGCGGTCGTCCTCACCGTCCGCTGGCCCTCGATTCCCGGCTACCGGGTGGACGAGCCCGGGGACCGGGCCGACGCTCCGTCCCCGGAGGCCCACGGCCGGGCCCCCGCCGGGATCTGA
- a CDS encoding GNAT family N-acetyltransferase — protein MDLDELLRVRARYDAEVRLGAGPDGGDALVERVGRVVRQSVPGLGWNGVLWSDLDEETADAQIAAQVAFFAERGCPDFEWKLYTHDGPADLGDRLRAAGFVPEPPETLMVGRVAELARLPVEPPEGITLRVVTDEAGVDLMMEVHAGAFGTERPRIREALLGRLRDEPETVAAVVAMAGDTPVSAARMEMRPGTAFAGLWGGGTIPRWRGRGVYRLLVAHRARVAAELGIPYLQVDASDDSRPILERLGFGVMGVTVPYIWTRPGRDAS, from the coding sequence ATGGATCTTGATGAGCTGCTGAGGGTACGTGCCCGCTACGACGCCGAGGTGCGTCTCGGTGCCGGACCGGACGGCGGGGACGCCCTCGTGGAGCGGGTGGGCCGGGTCGTCCGGCAGAGCGTGCCCGGCCTCGGGTGGAACGGCGTCCTCTGGTCGGACCTCGACGAGGAGACCGCGGATGCGCAGATCGCGGCACAGGTGGCGTTCTTCGCCGAGCGCGGCTGCCCCGATTTCGAGTGGAAGCTGTATACGCACGACGGGCCGGCGGACCTCGGGGACCGGCTGCGGGCAGCGGGCTTCGTACCGGAGCCGCCGGAGACTCTGATGGTGGGCCGCGTGGCCGAGCTCGCGCGCCTGCCGGTGGAACCGCCGGAGGGGATCACCCTGCGGGTGGTGACGGACGAGGCCGGCGTCGACCTGATGATGGAGGTCCACGCCGGGGCCTTCGGTACCGAGCGGCCCCGGATCCGCGAGGCGCTGCTCGGTCGCCTGCGCGACGAGCCGGAGACCGTCGCGGCGGTGGTCGCGATGGCGGGCGACACCCCGGTGAGCGCGGCCCGGATGGAGATGCGGCCGGGAACGGCCTTCGCCGGCCTGTGGGGCGGCGGCACGATCCCGCGGTGGCGCGGCCGGGGCGTCTACCGCCTGCTGGTCGCCCACCGTGCCCGCGTGGCGGCGGAGCTCGGCATCCCCTACCTCCAGGTGGACGCCTCGGACGACAGCCGCCCGATCCTGGAACGGTTGGGCTTCGGGGTCATGGGCGTGACCGTGCCGTACATCTGGACGCGTCCCGGCCGGGACGCGTCCTGA
- a CDS encoding DinB family protein, translating into MERISPPLTGDERETLRAFLDYHRATLARKCEGLTDEQLRRASMPPSALSLLGLVRHMAEVERHWFRRVVGGEELPHLWSDRHDFQAAYDASGAGRAEAFTAWQEEVGHARRIEAAAESLEVTVYVPRWEEEASLRLVMLHLVHEYARHNGHADLLREAIDGVTGV; encoded by the coding sequence ATGGAACGCATCAGCCCGCCCCTGACCGGGGACGAACGCGAGACCCTCCGCGCCTTCCTCGACTACCACCGGGCCACCCTCGCCCGGAAGTGCGAGGGCCTCACCGACGAGCAGTTGCGCCGTGCCTCGATGCCCCCGTCCGCCCTGTCCCTGCTGGGCCTGGTACGGCACATGGCCGAGGTGGAACGGCACTGGTTCCGCCGTGTCGTCGGCGGCGAGGAGCTCCCGCACCTGTGGTCGGACCGCCATGACTTCCAGGCCGCCTACGACGCCTCCGGCGCCGGCCGGGCCGAGGCGTTCACCGCCTGGCAGGAGGAGGTCGGGCACGCGCGCCGGATCGAGGCGGCCGCCGAGTCCCTGGAGGTGACGGTGTACGTGCCGCGCTGGGAGGAGGAGGCGTCGCTGCGCCTCGTCATGCTCCACCTCGTCCACGAGTACGCCCGCCACAACGGCCACGCCGACCTCCTGCGCGAGGCGATCGACGGCGTGACCGGGGTCTGA
- a CDS encoding siderophore-interacting protein — protein sequence MVLRLLRGKDFTFTVTGAEDVTEHYRRVSFTDGGLLAAVGPSLHPTMWVRARFRNAGKPHQRAYTLVDPDPGTGTLCFEFALHDGVASAWARRARPGDTIEATVQGTGFTAPAPPPERLLVIGDPASLPAVNSLLDSFPGLPATIWFETRHASDAELPVRLDGERHDIRRVPREGTALADRVRAELPELLGDPGTAYVWLARGLTSEA from the coding sequence GTGGTCCTCAGGCTGCTGAGGGGCAAGGACTTCACCTTCACGGTGACCGGGGCCGAAGACGTCACGGAGCACTACCGCCGGGTGTCCTTCACCGACGGCGGGCTGCTGGCCGCGGTCGGTCCGTCGCTGCACCCGACGATGTGGGTGCGAGCCCGGTTCCGGAACGCGGGCAAGCCGCACCAGCGCGCGTACACGCTGGTCGACCCGGATCCCGGGACCGGCACTCTCTGCTTCGAGTTCGCGCTCCACGACGGCGTCGCCAGCGCCTGGGCGCGGCGCGCCCGACCGGGCGACACCATCGAGGCCACCGTCCAGGGCACCGGGTTCACCGCCCCGGCCCCGCCCCCGGAACGCCTGCTGGTCATCGGCGACCCCGCCTCCCTGCCGGCGGTCAACTCGCTGCTGGACTCCTTCCCCGGCCTGCCCGCGACCATCTGGTTCGAGACCCGGCACGCCTCCGACGCGGAGCTGCCGGTACGCCTGGACGGGGAGCGGCACGACATCCGCCGGGTGCCGCGCGAGGGCACGGCGTTGGCCGACCGGGTCCGGGCCGAGCTTCCGGAACTGCTCGGGGACCCGGGAACGGCGTACGTATGGCTGGCGCGCGGCCTGACGTCCGAGGCGTGA
- a CDS encoding penicillin acylase family protein, which translates to MPHLRAPDELGLAYAQGRVTAFDRAWQLEVERHRAEGSSASFLGRESVAWDRFARQSRLADTARLCHEALVADDPATAAWLRAYVDGANEGLAAGAARDERFARTGLAPSSWEPWVPLAIWIATHILFAGFPTKLWRERVARALGDETLTLFATDGPRIAGSNGWMVPGDRTATGAAIIAGDPHRFIEDPGVYQQIRLSCPDYDVLGLAVPGIPGLAHFGHTGSAAWAITNAMSDYQDLYVERLRRDEEGAVEALGPDGAWEPVARHTETITVAGGADVEVEVLETARGPVIVHADGDLGADPAAGAADPGRADGSTQTLSLRYPPRVRRDLGFAALPALLRARTVADIDRALDGWAEPVNVVHAADTEGGLLHRVAGAVPLRHPANRLRPVPAWEPEHAWRGWAPTPAEPVQGFAVMANARGIASPLGVEFAPPHRADRIRELLSGSADWSPTAMADVHRDTHLASAEPLLALLPAFEGLSPAARELRTRLLSWDRRMEAGSTDAAVFSAFRTATVRRLAADPVFADLAGAPAGPAVFHPWLHLVPKIGYALEGLLNSALLPELDRAAHVRAALEETAAAGSLDVPWSQVHRLAPWQAVPDPAGPEWPGLGGDHDCVNATSSVPGFTDLTARASAARYVWDLARREDSLWVVPLGADGVGGTPHHHDQLPLWARCELVPVVTDWTRLTKESI; encoded by the coding sequence ATCCCCCACCTGCGCGCGCCGGACGAGCTCGGGCTGGCCTACGCCCAGGGCCGTGTCACCGCCTTCGACCGCGCCTGGCAGCTGGAGGTCGAACGGCACCGCGCCGAGGGCTCCAGCGCCTCCTTCCTGGGCCGGGAGTCCGTCGCATGGGACCGCTTCGCCCGCCAGAGCCGCCTGGCCGACACCGCCCGCCTCTGCCACGAGGCCCTGGTGGCCGACGATCCGGCGACCGCCGCCTGGCTGCGCGCGTACGTGGACGGCGCCAACGAGGGCCTGGCCGCCGGCGCCGCCCGCGACGAGCGCTTCGCCCGGACCGGCCTCGCCCCCTCGTCGTGGGAGCCATGGGTGCCACTGGCGATCTGGATCGCCACGCACATCCTGTTCGCCGGCTTCCCCACCAAGCTGTGGCGCGAGCGCGTGGCCCGCGCCCTCGGCGACGAGACGCTCACCCTCTTCGCCACCGACGGTCCCCGCATCGCCGGCAGCAACGGCTGGATGGTGCCGGGCGACCGCACCGCCACCGGGGCGGCGATCATCGCGGGCGACCCGCACCGCTTCATCGAGGACCCGGGCGTCTACCAGCAGATCCGCCTGTCCTGCCCGGACTACGACGTCCTCGGCCTCGCCGTCCCCGGTATCCCCGGCCTCGCGCACTTCGGGCACACCGGCTCCGCCGCCTGGGCCATCACCAACGCCATGTCCGACTACCAGGACCTGTACGTCGAGCGGCTGCGCCGCGACGAGGAGGGCGCCGTCGAGGCGCTCGGCCCGGACGGGGCCTGGGAGCCGGTCGCGCGCCACACGGAGACCATCACCGTGGCGGGCGGCGCCGACGTCGAGGTGGAGGTCCTGGAGACCGCCCGCGGGCCGGTGATCGTGCACGCGGACGGCGACCTCGGCGCCGACCCCGCAGCAGGCGCCGCCGACCCCGGACGCGCCGACGGCAGCACGCAGACCCTCTCCCTGCGCTACCCGCCCCGCGTCCGCCGCGACCTCGGCTTCGCCGCCCTGCCCGCCCTGCTGCGCGCCCGTACCGTCGCCGACATCGACCGCGCCCTCGACGGCTGGGCCGAGCCGGTCAACGTCGTCCACGCCGCCGACACCGAAGGTGGCCTGCTGCACCGCGTCGCGGGTGCCGTGCCGCTGCGCCACCCCGCGAACCGGCTGCGCCCCGTGCCCGCGTGGGAGCCGGAGCACGCCTGGCGGGGCTGGGCACCGACCCCAGCCGAGCCCGTGCAGGGCTTCGCCGTCATGGCGAACGCGCGCGGCATCGCCTCTCCGCTCGGCGTGGAGTTCGCACCACCGCACCGCGCGGACCGCATCCGCGAGCTGCTCAGCGGCTCCGCGGACTGGTCCCCGACGGCGATGGCCGACGTGCACCGTGACACCCATCTGGCCTCGGCCGAGCCGCTGCTCGCCCTGCTGCCCGCCTTCGAGGGGCTGTCACCGGCCGCGCGGGAACTGCGCACGCGATTGCTCTCCTGGGACCGGCGCATGGAGGCCGGGAGCACCGACGCCGCCGTCTTCTCGGCCTTCCGGACCGCGACCGTACGGCGCCTCGCCGCCGACCCGGTCTTCGCGGACCTGGCGGGCGCGCCCGCCGGACCGGCCGTGTTCCACCCGTGGCTGCACCTGGTTCCCAAGATCGGTTACGCGCTCGAAGGCCTGCTGAACAGCGCGCTGCTGCCGGAGCTGGACCGTGCCGCGCACGTCCGCGCGGCCCTGGAGGAGACGGCTGCGGCGGGCTCCCTCGACGTCCCGTGGTCGCAGGTCCACCGCCTGGCCCCCTGGCAGGCGGTCCCCGACCCGGCCGGCCCGGAGTGGCCCGGCCTCGGCGGCGATCACGACTGCGTGAACGCCACTTCCTCCGTGCCCGGCTTCACCGACCTCACCGCCCGCGCTTCGGCCGCCCGTTACGTCTGGGACCTGGCCCGCCGCGAGGACAGCCTCTGGGTCGTCCCGCTGGGCGCCGACGGCGTCGGCGGGACCCCCCATCACCACGACCAGCTCCCCCTGTGGGCACGCTGCGAACTCGTCCCGGTCGTCACCGACTGGACCCGGCTCACCAAGGAATCGATATGA
- a CDS encoding GNAT family N-acetyltransferase, which yields MTTAASARQPVHTHLVEGFGTVTFTPVDPTADAGLIHAWVTPERARFWGMGGASRELVQEIYEDVDRRTTHHAFIMAREGVPVALLQTYDCAEDRISECYDVEPGDVGVHLLIGPSEGGPQPGFSGNLMEALIAFVFADPASRRMVAEPDSRNTKAITRLERTGFVLGPEVVLPEIDLPEVHLPAKPARLAFLNPPRAR from the coding sequence ATGACCACCGCCGCCTCCGCGCGACAGCCCGTTCACACGCACCTCGTCGAGGGCTTCGGCACCGTCACCTTCACCCCGGTCGATCCGACCGCCGACGCCGGTCTGATCCACGCCTGGGTCACACCGGAGCGGGCCCGCTTCTGGGGCATGGGCGGGGCCAGTCGCGAACTGGTCCAGGAGATCTACGAGGACGTCGACCGCCGCACCACGCACCACGCGTTCATCATGGCCCGCGAGGGCGTGCCGGTCGCGCTGCTCCAGACGTACGACTGCGCCGAGGACCGGATCAGCGAGTGCTACGACGTCGAGCCCGGGGACGTCGGCGTGCACCTGCTGATCGGCCCGAGCGAGGGCGGCCCGCAGCCCGGCTTCAGCGGGAACCTGATGGAGGCCCTCATCGCCTTCGTGTTCGCCGATCCGGCCAGCCGCCGCATGGTCGCCGAGCCGGACTCCCGCAACACCAAGGCGATCACGCGGCTGGAGCGCACCGGGTTCGTGCTCGGCCCGGAGGTCGTCCTCCCGGAGATCGACCTGCCCGAGGTCCACCTTCCCGCCAAGCCGGCCCGCCTCGCCTTCCTCAACCCGCCGCGGGCTCGCTGA
- a CDS encoding alpha/beta fold hydrolase has protein sequence MSVNTDAVNTDAVRSGAGAAAYARTVRTESGGPGLLLAHGAGGSVEANFGAVLDELAARFSVVGVDYPGAGATPRAEAPLLLDELADQLVAAADAEGLQRFAVLGYSLGGNVAVRVATRYPDRVTALVLTATFARADNRLELAGDLWKALADRGEPDLAASLLVPLVLNPAVLEGLSAQEVRQLVRDTARTLPPGQADHAALIRGADLRAEIAALDVPALVVVTTQDLLVPAGLQRELAHILPGARLAELPTGHLPFAERPAEWAALVTAFLSEPAAG, from the coding sequence ATGTCCGTCAACACCGACGCCGTCAACACCGACGCCGTCCGCTCCGGAGCCGGCGCCGCGGCGTACGCGCGCACCGTCCGCACCGAGAGCGGTGGCCCCGGCCTGCTCCTCGCCCACGGCGCGGGCGGCTCCGTCGAAGCCAACTTCGGCGCGGTCCTGGACGAGCTGGCCGCCCGATTCAGCGTCGTCGGCGTCGACTACCCGGGTGCCGGCGCCACCCCGCGGGCCGAGGCGCCGCTCCTCCTCGACGAGCTGGCCGACCAGCTGGTGGCCGCCGCCGACGCCGAGGGGCTGCAGCGGTTCGCCGTACTCGGCTACTCGCTCGGCGGGAACGTCGCCGTCCGGGTCGCCACGCGGTATCCCGACCGGGTCACCGCGCTGGTGCTGACGGCCACCTTCGCGCGCGCCGACAACCGCCTCGAACTGGCCGGTGATCTCTGGAAGGCCCTCGCCGACCGCGGTGAGCCCGACCTGGCGGCCTCGCTGCTGGTCCCGCTCGTGCTGAATCCTGCGGTTCTGGAGGGCCTCTCCGCGCAGGAGGTGCGGCAGCTGGTGCGGGACACCGCCCGGACGCTGCCGCCGGGCCAGGCCGACCACGCCGCCTTGATCCGGGGGGCGGACCTGCGGGCCGAGATCGCGGCGCTCGACGTCCCGGCCCTCGTGGTCGTGACCACGCAGGACCTCCTCGTCCCGGCCGGCCTCCAGCGAGAACTCGCGCACATCCTGCCGGGTGCCCGGCTCGCGGAACTGCCCACCGGGCACCTCCCGTTCGCCGAGCGCCCGGCCGAATGGGCGGCGCTGGTCACCGCCTTCCTCAGCGAGCCCGCGGCGGGTTGA
- a CDS encoding protein kinase: MTSQNLHIGPDAAADRYRLLRSIGRGGEAVLYLAEIELAGGSEPVVVKVLDSRTTITPEVFDRISQKWNEQAELLRFVHRPGVVGVREHFEGPPIHRPGESSTLTGRALVLVMNHIDGLDLRDWRAERTLATAAERRDVMRTLEQLAEVLDWLHSGRATPSGRQVVHGDLSPGNVMVDAHGQATLVDFGLSKLTADHQTAEVWFTPGYAAPEVFEGKRTPGTDRYAFGAIAYFLLSGESPPASPQQLAHAMAELPQIALLDAEQRARITALYAEEPSRRPVNLAGWMKDVRRAVVSTTTTSTASRRATLQDSPPQPAAPPLPTAAPAVAAAPPPPAYRPTAPDPAAPDPSAAEPPTAPLTAPEPAQQATEPAPVPAPAPAPAASVPTGYGPAYDLSPAPPAQAQAAAPQKKRKRRAGLVLGSALAVVVLAAGAVVGVKLLGDKGQEDNTASGKPGGASAPQSPEPAPSAASPTPSADSTTDGSAAGAPPTPEGSAGPHAPGEVKDSNIADLTVLSSVGGADNFEVGSAKLNTTEYGAALLGSCYYGAAIEYDVNRAWSTLEFTAGIDDGSTVEQARLTISVDDKPAVFSELVHLGKPVTKSLDIKGALRLRIKVEEGCKGRGNAVLAAPLLKR, translated from the coding sequence TTGACCAGCCAGAATCTGCACATCGGGCCGGACGCGGCAGCGGACCGCTACCGCCTGCTCAGGTCGATCGGGCGCGGCGGGGAGGCCGTGCTCTACCTCGCGGAGATCGAACTCGCCGGCGGGTCGGAGCCCGTGGTCGTCAAGGTGCTCGACTCCAGGACGACCATCACTCCCGAGGTCTTCGACCGCATCAGCCAGAAGTGGAACGAGCAGGCCGAACTGCTGAGATTCGTCCACCGGCCCGGTGTCGTGGGAGTACGGGAGCACTTCGAAGGACCGCCGATCCACCGGCCCGGGGAGTCGTCCACCCTGACCGGGCGGGCGCTCGTCCTCGTCATGAACCACATCGACGGGCTCGACCTGCGGGACTGGCGCGCCGAACGGACGCTCGCCACCGCCGCAGAGCGGCGCGACGTCATGCGAACCCTGGAACAGCTGGCCGAGGTACTGGACTGGCTGCACTCGGGCAGGGCCACGCCCTCCGGGCGGCAGGTCGTCCACGGCGACCTCTCCCCCGGCAACGTGATGGTCGACGCCCACGGGCAGGCCACCCTGGTGGACTTCGGGCTCAGCAAGCTGACCGCCGACCACCAGACGGCGGAGGTCTGGTTCACCCCGGGCTACGCGGCACCCGAGGTGTTCGAGGGCAAGCGGACCCCGGGCACCGACCGGTACGCCTTCGGGGCGATCGCGTACTTCCTGCTCAGCGGAGAGTCGCCGCCCGCCTCTCCGCAGCAGCTGGCCCATGCGATGGCCGAACTGCCGCAGATCGCACTGCTGGACGCCGAACAACGGGCCCGGATCACGGCCCTGTACGCGGAGGAGCCCTCCCGGCGGCCCGTGAACCTGGCCGGGTGGATGAAGGACGTTCGGCGCGCCGTGGTGTCCACCACGACGACGTCCACGGCATCGCGGCGGGCGACCCTCCAGGACTCCCCGCCCCAGCCCGCCGCGCCTCCCCTGCCCACGGCGGCCCCGGCGGTTGCCGCGGCGCCTCCACCGCCCGCCTACCGTCCGACCGCACCCGACCCGGCCGCGCCCGACCCGAGCGCTGCGGAGCCGCCCACGGCGCCGCTGACCGCTCCCGAGCCGGCTCAGCAGGCCACGGAGCCCGCACCCGTACCGGCGCCCGCACCGGCACCGGCGGCCTCGGTGCCGACGGGGTACGGACCCGCGTACGACCTCTCCCCGGCCCCGCCCGCGCAGGCGCAGGCCGCCGCGCCGCAGAAGAAGAGGAAGCGGCGGGCCGGTCTGGTCCTGGGCTCGGCGCTCGCCGTGGTCGTACTCGCCGCGGGCGCGGTCGTCGGTGTGAAGCTCCTGGGCGACAAGGGCCAGGAGGACAACACGGCAAGCGGGAAGCCCGGCGGGGCGAGCGCGCCGCAGTCGCCGGAGCCCGCCCCCTCCGCGGCCTCGCCGACCCCGTCCGCGGATTCCACGACGGACGGTTCGGCCGCCGGGGCCCCGCCCACCCCGGAGGGCTCCGCCGGCCCGCACGCTCCGGGAGAGGTCAAGGACAGCAACATCGCCGACCTGACCGTGCTGTCCTCCGTGGGCGGCGCCGACAACTTCGAGGTCGGCTCCGCGAAGCTGAACACCACGGAGTACGGAGCGGCGCTGCTCGGCAGCTGCTACTACGGCGCGGCGATCGAGTACGACGTCAACAGGGCCTGGTCCACCCTGGAATTCACCGCCGGCATCGACGACGGCTCGACGGTCGAGCAGGCACGGCTGACCATCTCGGTGGACGACAAGCCTGCGGTGTTCTCCGAGCTGGTCCACCTGGGCAAGCCGGTCACCAAGTCGCTGGACATCAAGGGCGCCCTGCGGCTGCGCATCAAGGTGGAGGAGGGCTGCAAGGGCCGCGGCAACGCCGTTCTGGCAGCGCCCCTCCTCAAGCGCTGA